One Streptomyces coeruleorubidus DNA segment encodes these proteins:
- a CDS encoding SAV2148 family HEPN domain-containing protein — protein sequence MLGGAEGGARVGSGGLELPPGDEGHEGNSTDVPTGAVSLARPMDATGSIGPELDWDADAWREVRTRAQRAGRAYIWLNLVEQRLRAVVAAVLRPVYEPVHGDDWVVAAAGPAGQEWVQRAVAVREVSRRKGYLLDPADDNVLSFLTLPQLRELMVQHWPCFEPYFDDRRDVELALDELEVTRNVVSRNRALSEAVLNQAERASARLLEILGAGGDVPSARRLPIDAVEDLVGDRYADVVAVHPDRVRLMRQFPAEDIFGGARRLDAIGIGLNLLVQNFSGRRLVRLAESGCRVRLLFLNPASSAVKRRERELGIKRGELSRAVEMNILHMRRVRARLRDPGAFEIQVFDETPRFTAYLVDGDGADGIAVVQNYLRRTRGMEAPVFVLRNSGKVVKSGEIDESGLFPTYREEFEVMWADSRPVS from the coding sequence GTGCTCGGGGGAGCGGAAGGCGGTGCGCGGGTGGGCTCGGGAGGGCTGGAGCTGCCCCCTGGTGACGAGGGTCACGAGGGGAACTCCACAGACGTCCCGACCGGTGCCGTGTCCCTGGCACGGCCGATGGACGCGACGGGCTCGATCGGTCCGGAACTGGACTGGGACGCCGACGCCTGGCGCGAGGTGCGCACCCGCGCCCAGCGGGCCGGCCGGGCCTACATCTGGCTGAACCTCGTCGAGCAGCGGCTGCGCGCGGTCGTCGCCGCCGTCCTGCGGCCCGTCTACGAACCCGTCCACGGCGACGACTGGGTGGTGGCCGCCGCCGGACCCGCCGGGCAGGAGTGGGTGCAGCGCGCGGTCGCCGTACGCGAGGTCAGCCGCCGCAAGGGCTACCTCCTCGACCCGGCCGACGACAACGTCCTGTCCTTCCTCACCCTGCCCCAGCTGCGCGAGTTGATGGTGCAGCACTGGCCCTGCTTCGAGCCCTATTTCGACGACCGCCGGGACGTCGAGCTCGCCCTGGACGAGCTGGAGGTCACCCGGAACGTCGTCTCCCGCAACCGGGCCCTGTCCGAGGCCGTCCTGAACCAGGCCGAGCGCGCCTCCGCCCGGCTGCTGGAAATACTCGGCGCGGGCGGTGACGTGCCCTCCGCGCGCCGGCTGCCCATCGACGCGGTCGAGGACCTGGTCGGCGACCGGTACGCCGACGTGGTCGCCGTCCACCCGGACAGGGTGCGGCTGATGCGCCAGTTCCCCGCCGAGGACATCTTCGGCGGCGCCCGCCGCCTCGACGCCATCGGCATCGGCCTCAACCTGCTCGTGCAGAACTTCTCCGGCCGCCGCCTGGTCCGGCTGGCCGAGTCCGGCTGCCGGGTGCGGCTGCTGTTCCTGAACCCGGCCTCCAGCGCGGTCAAGCGGCGCGAGCGTGAACTGGGCATCAAGCGCGGCGAGCTCAGCCGGGCCGTCGAGATGAACATCCTGCACATGCGCCGGGTACGGGCCCGGCTGCGCGACCCCGGGGCCTTCGAGATCCAGGTCTTCGACGAGACGCCCCGCTTCACGGCGTACCTGGTCGACGGCGACGGTGCGGACGGCATCGCGGTCGTGCAGAACTATCTGCGCCGGACCCGTGGCATGGAGGCGCCGGTGTTCGTGCTGCGCAACAGCGGCAAGGTGGTCAAGTCGGGCGAGATCGATGAAAGCGGCCTCTTCCCCACCTATCGCGAGGAGTTCGAGGTGATGTGGGCGGATTCGCGGCCGGTGTCGTGA
- a CDS encoding 3'-5' exonuclease, with product MGWHRELLIGFDLETTGTDPREARIVTGAVIEVRGGEPMGRREWLADPGVPIPEDAVAVHGISNERAAAEGRPADQVADALADVLTSYWKTGVPVVAYNAAFDLTLLSAELRRYRLPSLRDRLGGVDPAPVIDPYTIDRWVDRYRRGKRNLEAVCAEYGVVLDSAHDAMADALAAARLAGAIATRHPKIASLGPADLHRRQIEWYAQWAADFQSFLRGKGDATALVDGAWPLRELADA from the coding sequence ATGGGCTGGCACCGGGAGCTGCTGATCGGCTTCGACCTGGAGACGACGGGCACGGATCCGCGCGAGGCGCGCATCGTCACGGGAGCCGTGATCGAGGTCAGGGGCGGGGAGCCGATGGGGCGCCGGGAGTGGCTGGCCGACCCGGGGGTGCCGATCCCCGAGGACGCGGTGGCGGTGCACGGCATCAGCAACGAGCGGGCGGCAGCCGAGGGCAGACCGGCCGACCAGGTGGCGGACGCCCTCGCCGACGTCCTCACCTCCTACTGGAAGACGGGCGTGCCGGTCGTCGCCTACAACGCCGCCTTCGACCTGACCCTGCTCTCCGCCGAGCTGCGCCGCTATCGACTGCCGTCCCTGCGCGACCGCCTGGGCGGCGTGGACCCCGCGCCGGTCATCGACCCGTACACCATCGACCGCTGGGTCGACCGCTACCGCCGCGGCAAACGCAACCTCGAAGCGGTCTGCGCCGAGTACGGCGTGGTCCTGGACTCCGCCCACGACGCCATGGCCGACGCCCTCGCAGCGGCCCGCCTGGCCGGCGCGATAGCCACCCGCCACCCCAAGATCGCGTCCCTCGGCCCGGCGGACCTCCACCGCCGCCAGATCGAGTGGTACGCGCAGTGGGCGGCGGATTTCCAGAGCTTCCTGCGCGGCAAGGGCGACGCTACGGCCTTGGTGGACGGGGCGTGGCCGTTGCGGGAGTTGGCGGACGCGTAA
- a CDS encoding YbaK/EbsC family protein codes for MPDRTHDDSGRHDTYDHLISLLDSASVDYRLIDHEPEGATEAVCALRGHPACEAAKCIVLRVKVDRRTTRHVLAVVPGDRRLDLDAVKALFAARYVGFSDPETAERLARAVPGTVLPFSFDPDLELVADPDVVTRPELYFNAARLDRSLLISGADYERLAKPRIERIAAPAPV; via the coding sequence ATGCCCGACCGCACCCACGACGACTCCGGCCGGCACGACACCTACGACCACCTGATCTCCCTGCTCGACTCGGCCTCCGTCGACTACCGCCTCATCGACCACGAGCCCGAAGGCGCCACCGAAGCCGTGTGCGCGTTGCGCGGGCATCCGGCCTGCGAGGCCGCGAAGTGCATCGTGCTGCGGGTCAAGGTGGACCGCCGCACCACACGGCACGTCCTTGCGGTCGTCCCCGGGGACCGGCGGTTGGACCTGGACGCCGTCAAGGCGTTGTTCGCAGCCCGCTACGTGGGCTTCAGCGATCCCGAGACCGCCGAGCGGCTGGCCCGCGCCGTGCCCGGCACGGTCCTGCCGTTCAGCTTCGACCCCGATCTCGAACTGGTCGCCGACCCGGACGTCGTGACCCGGCCGGAGCTGTACTTCAACGCGGCCCGGCTCGACCGCTCGCTCCTCATCTCGGGCGCCGACTACGAGCGGCTGGCCAAGCCCCGCATCGAACGCATCGCGGCGCCCGCACCGGTGTGA
- a CDS encoding DMT family transporter: MSDVRRTDAVLLLVALVWGSSYLSAQTATAALPVLLVLFARYALSALACLGVVAARRRGSRRWTRDELRAGVPLGLTQAAVLVVETYGVAHTSAANAGLIISLTIVLTPLLDRGTRRGALPLSFFAATGVCVLAVGLLMSGNGFHAPRLGDLLMLGAAVIRAVHVALVGRFTTGRAIRPLHLTTVQTLVGTALFLPVAAPGLPALVRTDPATWAQLVYLALFCSVFAFLAQTWAVQRTSASRASLLLGTEPVWAVAVGTALGGEHLTPLTGLGAALMVAGTYWGQAVERAHRDTPGSLPPPSHSLDKDSACPTAPTTTPAGTTPTTT; the protein is encoded by the coding sequence TGGGGTTCCAGTTATCTGTCCGCCCAGACGGCCACTGCCGCGCTCCCCGTCCTGCTGGTGCTGTTCGCCCGCTACGCCCTCTCCGCGCTCGCCTGTCTCGGCGTCGTCGCCGCGCGACGGCGCGGGTCGCGCCGGTGGACGCGTGACGAACTGCGGGCCGGTGTGCCTCTGGGGCTGACCCAGGCCGCGGTCCTGGTCGTGGAGACCTACGGCGTCGCGCACACCAGCGCCGCCAACGCCGGGCTCATCATCAGTCTGACCATCGTCCTCACCCCGCTCCTCGACCGCGGCACTCGCCGCGGCGCGCTGCCTCTTTCCTTCTTCGCCGCGACCGGCGTGTGCGTCCTGGCCGTCGGGCTGCTGATGTCCGGCAACGGCTTCCACGCGCCACGCCTCGGCGACCTGCTGATGCTCGGCGCCGCGGTGATCCGGGCCGTGCATGTCGCGCTGGTCGGCCGCTTCACCACCGGGCGGGCGATCCGGCCCCTGCATCTGACGACGGTGCAGACCCTCGTCGGCACGGCCCTGTTCCTGCCGGTCGCCGCCCCGGGCCTGCCGGCGCTGGTCCGCACGGACCCGGCGACCTGGGCCCAGCTGGTCTATCTGGCCCTGTTCTGCAGTGTGTTCGCCTTCCTGGCCCAGACCTGGGCCGTGCAGCGCACCTCCGCCAGCCGGGCCAGCCTGCTGCTGGGCACCGAGCCGGTGTGGGCCGTCGCGGTGGGCACAGCCCTCGGCGGCGAACACCTCACGCCCCTCACCGGCCTCGGGGCGGCCCTGATGGTGGCCGGTACGTACTGGGGGCAGGCGGTGGAACGGGCGCACCGCGACACCCCCGGTAGCCTGCCTCCCCCGTCCCACTCCCTCGACAAGGACTCCGCATGCCCGACCGCACCCACGACGACTCCGGCCGGCACGACACCTACGACCACCTGA